Proteins from a genomic interval of Medicago truncatula cultivar Jemalong A17 chromosome 3, MtrunA17r5.0-ANR, whole genome shotgun sequence:
- the LOC11427799 gene encoding PLAT domain-containing protein 3 isoform X1, with protein sequence MATPTSLLALFFLLSFCFAGIVTSEDEDCVYTVYVRTGSIFKGGTDSIIGLKLYDSYGYGIYIKNLELWGGLMGPDYNYYERGNLDIFSGKGPCLEGPVCAVNLTSDGSGPHHGWYCNYVEVTSTGVHIPCAQQQFEVEQWLATDTSPYELSAVRNYCPNDLSQTRHKLKIVDSIRSGSGSRSDFSILS encoded by the exons ATGGCAACCCCAACAAGTCTCTTGgctctcttcttcctcctctcGTTTTGCTTCGCCGGAATTGTTACATCC GAGGATGAGGATTGTGTGTACACGGTGTACGTTAGAACCGGGTCGATCTTCAAAGGAGGAACAGACTCAATCATTGGACTCAAGCTATATGACTCATACGGATACGGTATATACATCAAGAATCTTGAGTTATGGGGTGGGTTAATGGGTCCGGATTATAACTACTATGAACGGGGCAACCTTGATATATTCAGTGGCAAAGGTCCTTGTTTGGAAGGACCTGTTTGTGCGGTAAATTTGACTTCAGACGGGTCGGGTCCTCATCATGGGTGGTATTGTAATTATGTTGAGGTTACTTCTACTGGAGTACACATTCCTTGCGCTCAGCAACAGTTTGAAGTGGAACAATGGCTTGCTACCGACACCTCACCTTATGAGCTTTCTGCTGTTAGGAACTATTGCCCTAATGATTTGAGCCAGACCCGTCATAAATTAAAGATTGTTGATAGCATTAGATCCGGGTCTGGATCCAGATCCGACTTTTCTATTTTGAGTTAA
- the LOC11422187 gene encoding TPR repeat-containing thioredoxin TTL1, giving the protein MGDISPERKAGCGLMTTVFGRRSKKTSSVGSAPIPNNVNDPKRRRGGSKEVVSVDAPSQNVPNTSTTRSVSKTSSCSSNNNPQKTTMPRGPSKVLNSSTTEGYVNQGRRVPKEAVGISGELESMINDHQKSKGSSTLIRASSGNVMLYGNLGNLRQGDKNNSYSNAMDNYNQYFENANSNARGGHTNNVTSVRKETKSSTKLKEEKSGGGSLCRAISTRMDPEQLKIMGNEDYKNGRFAEALSLYDAAIAIDPKTASYRSNRSAALTALGRLLEAVFECREAIQIDPHYHRAHHRLGNLHFRLGETDKALYHYKQAGPEADPDEVAKVKILQAHLSKCTEARRLGDWNTLITETSKILSSGADSAPQIFALQAEALIKLRRHQDADNVMSKCPNFDVDDCTKFFGPIGNSNLLVTRAQVDIAAGRFDDALEAAQKAARLDPNNKVANKVLRKARAVTAARGRGNELFKASKFSEACVAYGEGLEHDPYNSILLCNRAACRSKLSQLEKAVEDCTAALNLRPSYTKARLRRADCNDKMERWEASIGDYEILLRETPEDEELNRALLEARAQLKKQRGG; this is encoded by the exons ATGGGAGACATTTCGCCAGAGAGAAAAGCAGGTTGTGGATTAATGACAACAGTATTTGGAAGACGGTCGAAAAAAACATCCTCTGTGGGTTCTGCTCCCATACCAAACAACGTTAATGATCCAAAACGACGACGTGGTGGTTCTAAAGAGGTTGTTTCTGTCGATGCACCTTCACAAAATGTTCCAAACACTTCAACAACTCGTTCTGTTTCCAAGACTTCTTCTTgttcatcaaataataatccACAGAAAACGACAATGCCACGTGGACCATCAAAGGTTTTAAATTCATCAACTACTGAGGGGTATGTTAATCAAGGTAGGAGGGTTCCAAAAGAAGCTGTTGGTATTTCAGGTGAGTTAGAAAGCATGATCAATGATCATCAAAAATCCAAAGGAAGTAGTACTCTTATTCGCGCTTCGTCTGGCAATGTTATGTTGTATGGAAATTTAGGGAATCTTAGGCAAggagataaaaataatagttattcaAATGCAATGGATAATTATAACCAGTATTTTGAAAATGCAAATTCAAATGCAAGAGGAGGACACACAAATAATGTGACGAGTGTTCGTAAAGAAACAAAATCATCCACCAAGTTGAAGGAAGAAAAATCAGGTGGTGGTTCACTTTGTAGGGCTATATCAACTAGAATGGATCCAGAGCAGTTGAAAATAATGGGGAATGAGGATTATAAGAATGGAAGATTCGCGGAGGCGTTATCCTTGTATGATGCAGCTATTGCAATTGATCCCAAGACGGCTTCTTATAGAAGTAATAGAAGCGCTGCTTTAACTGCTCTTGGTAGGCTTCTTGAAGCTGTGTTTGAATGTAGGGAAGCTATTCAAATTGATCCTCATTATCATAGAGCTCACCATCGTTTAGGAAATTTGCACTTTAG ATTAGGAGAAACAGATAAGGCCCTTTATCATTATAAACAAGCAGGACCCGAGGCTGATCCTGATGAGGTTGCTAAAGTGAAGATTCTTCAAGCTCATTTAAGTAAGTGCACTGAGGCTCGCAGGTTAGGAGATTGGAACACACTAATTACTGAGACCTCCAAAATTCTATCATCCGGTGCAGATTCTGCTCCACAG ATATTTGCACTGCAAGCCGAAGCGCTGATAAAACTCCGTAGGCATCAAGATGCAGACAACGTGATGTCAAAGTGTCCTAATTTTGACGTTGATGATTGTACCAAATTCTTTGGACCAATTGGTAATTCAAATTTGTTAGTGACACGAGCTCAAGTTGATATAGCTGCTGGCAG ATTTGATGATGCTTTAGAGGCAGCGCAGAAAGCAGCTAGACTAGACCCTAACAACAAGGTAGCAAACAAGGTGTTGAGAAAGGCTCGAGCTGTGACAGCTGCAAGAGGAAGAGGAAACGAGCTTTTCAAGGCATCGAAATTCTCTGAGGCTTGCGTTGCATATGGAGAAGGGCTTGAGCATGATCCATATAACTCTATTTTACTTTGCAACCGGGCAGCTTGTAGATCAAAACTCAGCCAATTGGAGAAAGCAGTTGAAGATTGTACCGCGGCGCTTAACTTACGCCCATCTTACACCAAAGCAAGGTTGAGAAGAGCTGATTGTAATGATAAG ATGGAAAGATGGGAAGCTTCAATAGGAGACTATGAAATCTTGTTAAGAGAGACACCAGAAGACGAGGAATTAAATCGAGCATTGTTGGAGGCTCGGGCACAACTTAAGAAACAACGAGGTGGATGA
- the LOC11416115 gene encoding PLAT domain-containing protein 3 — translation MANPTTLFALFFLLSFCFAGTVTSDDCVYTVYVRTGSIIKAGTDSIMTLTLYNADGYGILIRDLEAWGGLMGSGYNYFERGNLDIFSGRGPCLDGPVCNMNLTSDGSGSHHGWYCNYVEVTTTGAHIPCAQQQFEVEQWLATDTSPYELSAIRNNCQYNNLGQAHHKLKTVDAVSSESGSDFSILASTVHV, via the exons ATGGCAAATCCAACGACTCTCTTCGctctcttctttctcctctCGTTTTGCTTCGCCGGAACCGTTACATCT GATGATTGTGTGTACACGGTGTACGTTAGAACCGGGTCGATCATCAAGGCAGGGACAGACTCAATCATGACCCTCACGTTGTACAACGCAGACGGTTACGGTATATTGATTAGGGATCTTGAGGCATGGGGCGGGTTAATGGGTTCGGGTTATAACTACTTTGAGCGGGGCAACCTTGATATATTCAGTGGTAGAGGTCCTTGTTTGGATGGACCTGTTTGCAATATGAACTTGACTTCAGATGGGTCGGGTTCTCATCACGGTTGGTATTGTAATTATGTGGAGGTTACCACCACTGGGGCCCACATTCCCTGTGCTCAACAGCAGTTCGAGGTGGAACAGTGGCTAGCTACCGACACATCGCCATACGAGCTTTCTGCTATTAGGAACAACTGCCAATATAATAATTTGGGCCAGGCCCATCATAAACTAAAGACCGTTGATGCCGTTAGTTCTGAGTCTGGGTCTGATTTCTCAATTTTGGCCTCTACTGTGCACGTGTAG
- the LOC11427799 gene encoding PLAT domain-containing protein 3 isoform X2 — protein sequence MATPTSLLALFFLLSFCFAGIVTSDEDCVYTVYVRTGSIFKGGTDSIIGLKLYDSYGYGIYIKNLELWGGLMGPDYNYYERGNLDIFSGKGPCLEGPVCAVNLTSDGSGPHHGWYCNYVEVTSTGVHIPCAQQQFEVEQWLATDTSPYELSAVRNYCPNDLSQTRHKLKIVDSIRSGSGSRSDFSILS from the exons ATGGCAACCCCAACAAGTCTCTTGgctctcttcttcctcctctcGTTTTGCTTCGCCGGAATTGTTACATCC GATGAGGATTGTGTGTACACGGTGTACGTTAGAACCGGGTCGATCTTCAAAGGAGGAACAGACTCAATCATTGGACTCAAGCTATATGACTCATACGGATACGGTATATACATCAAGAATCTTGAGTTATGGGGTGGGTTAATGGGTCCGGATTATAACTACTATGAACGGGGCAACCTTGATATATTCAGTGGCAAAGGTCCTTGTTTGGAAGGACCTGTTTGTGCGGTAAATTTGACTTCAGACGGGTCGGGTCCTCATCATGGGTGGTATTGTAATTATGTTGAGGTTACTTCTACTGGAGTACACATTCCTTGCGCTCAGCAACAGTTTGAAGTGGAACAATGGCTTGCTACCGACACCTCACCTTATGAGCTTTCTGCTGTTAGGAACTATTGCCCTAATGATTTGAGCCAGACCCGTCATAAATTAAAGATTGTTGATAGCATTAGATCCGGGTCTGGATCCAGATCCGACTTTTCTATTTTGAGTTAA